Genomic segment of Syntrophales bacterium:
AGAAAGTTGACGGATTTCTTCTAGATAATTGCTGTTCATGACGAAAATATCTGAGCCGGGACTGAGAGCGATCATAGCTTCTTCGGGTGATAGAATCTTTCTTGCTGTTATGGCTGTGTATTTGCCCTGTTTGGCTGGGCTTATGTCGATGATGAAATCTATGCTAGCCCCTGCCCTTTCCATCAGGAGGGAAAAGATAACTCCCTTCGAAGCTGCTCCCCAAACAGCACTCAAGTTGCTACTTATCTTATTATTTTTTATCCTCGTTGCCCACTTTTCTATGGTTCGAAGAAAGTCTGGAGGGAAATTTATATATGCCTCTTCATCCATTGATGGTGGTTTTAGGGTGCTCAAATCAGCAACAACGTAAAGATATTGATCACCAAAAAGATAGCCAGCTTCATATATACAGCCAAACAGACTATAAAAATCACGCATCCTAAAGTAATTGACGTGTTCATAGAAGATATCGAACCATGCCTTATGTTTCAAAATCCATTCGAAGCAGGGAACCTCAATATATATCCTTCCGTGTCCATCATTCCCGTCGCAAATTTGCCTTAAGAAAGAATAAGGGTTAGGTATGTGTTCCAGAACGTGTCTCAAGATAATTGCATCTGCTTTTAGATTTAATTCTGGATTATAAAGTGACTTAATAATGGAAGGATTGTCACCATCGTATGCAGGGTCACAGCCAATGGCTTCGAATCCCCGATCTTGGAGAAGTTTTAGAAAAAAACCTTTTCCACATCCTATTTCTAAGAGAAAACATCCCGAAAAATGATCATTTATAATCCTAGCGACATCCGAAAGATGTTTACGGAATATAACACTGAAGGCTTGCTCGTTTTCATATCCCGAGTCGTATCTCATGAATTCATTGTTAAAGGCTTGATTATAAACCAATCCCGTTTCGGTATCTTGAACTAAGGCAATTTTTCCCTTTGGACAAGAAATGGCTTCGGCTACGGTGTCGTAAACTTTGTTTTGGAAAATGGGAAAATCCTCTGCCTGATATAGCTCTATCATCTGCCTATAAGTTGGAGGCTAGGATGCGCTCCAATTTATCCTTGTTGCCCCAAAAGGCCATTGGTTCGTAATCTGGGTATGGTAATACGCCAAATGCCAATTCAATATTCCAGTTATATTTTTTACACCAGTTTTCTACCAGTTTTCTAACTGAGATTGGTTTTCCTGAGCATAAATTTACTATTCCGAAATCTTTTTGCTTTAATGCTAGTTTGACGAGTAATTCTGCCACTTCTTCAACAGGAAGATAGTCTCGTAGTTGTTCTCCTTCGGACATGGGAAAAACTTTTTCGCCTTTTTCTACAGCTGCTTTTAATTTAGGCCAAAGAGAGTTTGGTGATTGACCTTCTCCATAAGTATAAAAAAGACGCACCCATGTTAAATTAAAATTAACATGCTTTTTCAGAAACTCTAGTTGCCTGCGGAGTGCATCTTTTGAAAAACCATAGGGGATACACGGTTGAGGTGGCATATTTTCGTTCAACTCCCCTGATTGCATACCGTACTCAAGACAAGTACCAGTTATTATAAGAGATTTGAGCCCTGATTCGACTAATGACCGGAGAAATATATAGTGAGCTGGTAATTCTTGTTCGAAGTGATGAAGCGAATGGTAATTGGGTAACCCACCCCAGGCCAGATGAATTACCGTGTCCGGGTTTCCTATCATGTTGAATGCCTCTTTAGGTGGATGGTAGACATCGAGGCAGATGGTAGGGATTTCCAAGGACTGGATGGCTGCTTGGTTTTTTCTTACCACAGCGATCGTGTCTACTTTCCTTGCCCAAAGCTCGCGCAGCACATATCGCCCCAAGAATCCACTTGCACCTGTCACAGCTATTTTCATCTGGTGGGTTTCTTTTCGAAATTGGTTTCTATGTTTGAATCAAAAGAGAGCATTGCAAAATTACTACTTGGACATTTGCACTCGATCTAGGCCCTCCACTTTTAAATGCGGAATGGCTGTTACGAACTTAGCGCCCCAATTTTGTGTGTAAGACAGCTGTTCCATGATTTCCCTTTTTAAATTCCAAGGTAGGATGAGAATGTAATCCGGTTTTTTCTCAATTATAGCATGCTCACCCACAATGGGTATGTGGCTACCCGGTAAATATTTGCCCTGCTTAGCAGGATTCCGGTCCGCGACGAAGGATAACAAATCCCGGCGTACGCCTGCATAGTTAAGAAGCGTATTACCCTTTGCAGCGGCTCCATATGCGGCTATCTTTTTATCTTGCCGTTTTGCGCTTATGAGAAATTCAAGCAAATCGTACTTTATTTTTTCTGTCTTCGGTTGAAAAGAAGCATAGAATTCATACTTTTCTATACCTGCAATCTTTTCTTTAATCAGTACTTCTTGAACTGCAGACGAAATATCTTTTTTAAACCCTTTGTCTTTGGAAACATATATCCTGAGGCTACCACCGTGTGTGGGTAGTTCTTCAACGTCGAATATGTAAAG
This window contains:
- a CDS encoding class I SAM-dependent methyltransferase; the encoded protein is MIELYQAEDFPIFQNKVYDTVAEAISCPKGKIALVQDTETGLVYNQAFNNEFMRYDSGYENEQAFSVIFRKHLSDVARIINDHFSGCFLLEIGCGKGFFLKLLQDRGFEAIGCDPAYDGDNPSIIKSLYNPELNLKADAIILRHVLEHIPNPYSFLRQICDGNDGHGRIYIEVPCFEWILKHKAWFDIFYEHVNYFRMRDFYSLFGCIYEAGYLFGDQYLYVVADLSTLKPPSMDEEAYINFPPDFLRTIEKWATRIKNNKISSNLSAVWGAASKGVIFSLLMERAGASIDFIIDISPAKQGKYTAITARKILSPEEAMIALSPGSDIFVMNSNYLEEIRQLSENRFNYIEVDSEIN
- a CDS encoding NAD(P)-dependent oxidoreductase, coding for MKIAVTGASGFLGRYVLRELWARKVDTIAVVRKNQAAIQSLEIPTICLDVYHPPKEAFNMIGNPDTVIHLAWGGLPNYHSLHHFEQELPAHYIFLRSLVESGLKSLIITGTCLEYGMQSGELNENMPPQPCIPYGFSKDALRRQLEFLKKHVNFNLTWVRLFYTYGEGQSPNSLWPKLKAAVEKGEKVFPMSEGEQLRDYLPVEEVAELLVKLALKQKDFGIVNLCSGKPISVRKLVENWCKKYNWNIELAFGVLPYPDYEPMAFWGNKDKLERILASNL